One genomic window of Hymenobacter sp. J193 includes the following:
- a CDS encoding flotillin family protein, whose translation MIGQLSIAVLVVLGLFLLGILAVVARMYKKAVQGEALVRTGMGDTKVSFTGIFIVPVLHKMEVMDIKLKTIIIQRAGSEGLVCKDNLRADVKVNFFVRVNKTHDDVLNVAQSIGAHRASDPAALENLFDAKFSEALKTVGKHFDFIELYNSREQFKQEILRIIGTDLNGYVLDDCAIDYLEQTPLAALNQDNILDAEGIKKIIALTSEQKIQANSIQREQQKTIKKQDVEAQETILELEKQLIENQEKQKREIANIKARELAETEKVTQEERLKGEKARIATEEEVGIAEQNRDRQVLVAERNKQRTDAVETERVAQAKALEINERERIVALAQIEKEKALEEEKKNIQTIIRERITVEKATVVEEEKIKDTRAQAQADREKLVAITAAKQQAEAATVSLVGNADMERQAAEFRAKQALIDAEAEKASAEFRGQAIRTLAEAEASKATAVGLAEAQVMQAKATARQKEGETQANVLQLTAAAEAQAIQSKAGAQAEADEKLGMVAAKINREKGLADADIIQARADADQKKGLAEAAVSEQKFAVEAKGIEAKADAMKKLDGVGKDHEEFKLRLDKDKSVELAQINIQKDIAASQAEVIGEALKAAKIDIVGGETMFFDQIIGSITKGKMVDRTVHNSEVLGTVKDAFFSTDGGGDFKTNLRRFVDQFGLSSEEIKNLSVSALLLKMMNKAGDDATRNTITELASTATALGIGDKPARMLELK comes from the coding sequence ATGATTGGTCAACTCTCAATTGCCGTGCTGGTCGTGCTCGGTTTGTTTCTGCTCGGCATCCTGGCCGTAGTGGCGCGCATGTACAAGAAAGCCGTGCAGGGCGAGGCCCTGGTGCGCACCGGCATGGGCGACACGAAGGTTTCGTTTACGGGTATCTTCATCGTGCCCGTGCTACACAAGATGGAGGTGATGGACATCAAGCTCAAGACCATCATCATTCAGCGGGCCGGCTCCGAAGGTCTGGTGTGCAAAGACAACCTGCGGGCCGATGTGAAGGTGAACTTCTTCGTGCGCGTCAACAAAACCCACGACGACGTGCTCAACGTGGCCCAGAGCATCGGTGCCCACCGCGCCTCCGACCCGGCGGCCCTCGAAAACCTGTTTGACGCCAAGTTCTCGGAAGCCCTCAAAACCGTGGGCAAGCACTTCGACTTCATCGAGCTCTACAACTCCCGGGAGCAGTTCAAGCAGGAGATTCTGCGCATCATCGGCACCGACCTGAACGGCTACGTGCTCGACGACTGCGCCATTGACTACCTGGAGCAAACCCCGCTGGCGGCCCTGAACCAGGACAACATCCTGGATGCCGAGGGCATCAAGAAAATCATTGCCCTGACCTCGGAGCAGAAGATTCAGGCCAACTCCATTCAGCGGGAGCAGCAGAAAACCATCAAAAAGCAGGACGTAGAGGCCCAGGAAACCATTCTGGAGCTGGAAAAGCAGCTGATTGAAAACCAGGAAAAGCAGAAGCGCGAAATTGCCAACATCAAGGCGCGGGAGCTGGCCGAAACGGAGAAGGTGACCCAGGAAGAGCGTCTCAAAGGCGAAAAAGCCCGCATTGCCACGGAGGAAGAAGTGGGCATTGCCGAGCAGAACCGCGACCGGCAGGTGTTGGTAGCCGAGCGCAATAAGCAGCGCACCGACGCCGTGGAAACCGAACGAGTAGCTCAGGCCAAAGCTTTGGAAATCAACGAACGGGAGCGGATTGTGGCCTTAGCGCAGATTGAAAAGGAAAAGGCGTTGGAAGAAGAGAAAAAGAACATCCAGACCATTATTCGCGAAAGAATCACGGTGGAAAAAGCCACGGTGGTAGAAGAGGAAAAAATCAAGGACACCCGCGCCCAGGCCCAGGCCGACCGTGAAAAGCTGGTCGCCATTACCGCCGCCAAGCAGCAGGCCGAAGCGGCCACGGTGAGCCTGGTAGGCAACGCCGACATGGAGCGTCAGGCCGCCGAGTTCCGCGCCAAGCAGGCGCTGATTGATGCCGAAGCCGAAAAAGCCTCGGCTGAGTTCCGAGGCCAAGCCATCCGTACCCTCGCCGAAGCCGAAGCCAGCAAAGCCACCGCCGTGGGCCTGGCGGAGGCGCAGGTGATGCAGGCCAAAGCCACGGCCCGCCAGAAAGAAGGCGAAACCCAAGCCAACGTGCTCCAGCTCACCGCCGCCGCCGAAGCCCAGGCCATCCAGTCGAAAGCCGGGGCCCAGGCCGAAGCCGACGAAAAGCTGGGTATGGTAGCCGCCAAAATCAACCGCGAGAAAGGCCTGGCCGACGCCGACATCATCCAGGCCCGCGCCGATGCCGACCAGAAGAAAGGCCTCGCCGAAGCGGCCGTTTCGGAGCAGAAGTTCGCGGTGGAAGCCAAGGGCATCGAAGCCAAGGCCGACGCCATGAAAAAGCTCGATGGGGTGGGCAAAGACCACGAGGAATTCAAGCTGCGCCTCGACAAGGACAAGTCGGTGGAGCTAGCCCAGATCAACATTCAGAAAGACATTGCCGCCTCGCAAGCGGAGGTTATTGGTGAGGCCCTCAAAGCGGCCAAAATCGACATCGTGGGCGGGGAAACCATGTTCTTCGACCAGATCATCGGCTCGATTACCAAGGGCAAGATGGTGGACCGCACGGTGCATAACTCCGAGGTGCTGGGCACGGTGAAAGACGCCTTCTTCAGCACCGACGGCGGGGGCGACTTCAAAACCAACCTGCGCCGCTTCGTGGACCAGTTTGGTTTGAGCTCGGAGGAAATCAAAAACCTGAGCGTGTCGGCCCTACTGCTGAAAATGATGAACAAGGCCGGCGACGACGCTACTCGCAACACCATCACGGAACTGGCCAGCACCGCTACGGCCCTAGGCATCGGCGACAAGCCCGCCCGAATGCTGGAGCTCAAGTAG
- a CDS encoding DNA repair ATPase produces the protein MEAQAPTQLETGTYEILRNRLQKSSTDLRQRLDLLNTERKQVFGAVDTRLIGTGRITTENNCVAWDMVPVGQRFIFGYNVVLGLKAEPELADVFGIYEYTEHDFRPLGLELLQNPQFLEEFRNLYRYYKNTQFVKFAVIGVHLFMVFRVGKSASDVKTFKWLIQGDTLSYIDNRSDHEYTFPPQHEFQWKRATRDMQRGGKHPHISIEDKVFVETVGGDLTIKVEDNTASGHGILSEPVDNKDQTLDDSEIYFAAIGNLILLKIRPYQEQTYRYFIFNHKLKTAQRLDALADACVLLPDGQGLIFPHGFYLQTGDNKLFDNGLREMLFEKRVVSPNGEDFLYVFFNKDHGTYLLLSYNRIAQRVDNPIVCHGYALFENGELCYFRADDEPKKHHAVQIWQTPYTAPDFQLPVTSDSYLYKLGNKEIVRAMSEVQEVLTLTGKDDSYAGLYLDLIRQTTSLTDAYHWLREPAAQALAEPLGEIRQTATAAVEEFEKVQSIRKNTAQQTAAVFQKADELTGRIRRSAPDTVSEFVQLLAELRGVRGEVISLKELRYVELPAVGKHAADLEALSKEVALQTVDFLLKPDALAPYSQRVQAIADSVEQVQKTIEADQREQETAAVAQELELLIEVVSNLPIPDPTQTTAIIDNISTVYARFNQIRAALKRRRQALAGTEAQAEFTAQLKLLEQALTNYLDLADTPAKCDEYLTKLMVQLEELEGKFPDFDQFIEQLTTRREQVVEAFESKKTALVAARNQRATALLQSAERLLKAVQSRLTRLESVADINGYFAADVMVEKVRQTAQELINLGDSVKSDDVQSRLKTLREDAVRQLRDRADLFADGGQTLKFGPHSFTVNTQPLELTVVLRDGDLHYHLTGTNFFQKITDPALLASKPVWEQTVVSENQDVYRAEFLAWRILQAAQHPAPADLETGRAAVLSVTELGHLSATELLTYVQQFMAARYQEGYLKGVHDHDAALLLTALVRLTRTADLLRYPADTRAAAALYWLRFANPDQRAHWERQLQGIGVLLQVFPDSQEFDELKTELQTAVDRFAEQTGLFTPAQVAEAGDYLFHELTHTGTFIIAAEAAELYQQFQKQLHERQATDLFQQSVTGLQEQPAAQLPLIRQWLQAYLRQAPAAATLADFCNECAVLLLTGSYDSARVVHTPLRETLEGFQGTHPRIISTNNQQLTTNNYHLDFPDFRRRLLHYDRATVAQYEAFQEVKKQLLARAAEDMRLEDFRPRVLTSFVRNRLIDQVYLPIIGANLAKQIGTAGEGKRTDLMGLLLLISPPGYGKTTLMEYVANRLGLIFMKINGPAIGHAVTSVDPAQAPNAGARQELEKLNLAFEMGDNVMIYVDDIQHCNPEFLQKFISLCDAQRKIEGVYQGRSRTYDFRGRKVCVVMAGNPYTESGDVFQLPDMLANRADIYNLGDILTAGSEDAFRLSYLENALTSNAALARLATQSPQDVPALIRLAETGQQDGLSFEGNHTPEELNEYVAVLQKLLRLRDVVAKVNAAYIASAAQADAYRTEPPFKLQGSYRNMNKLAEKVRPVMNDQEIEQLLAAHYESEAQILTSATEANLLKLRELLNWLTPEQAARWQQIKQTYLDNLRDSGAGQLLQMLDKLESIAGGLSGIREALKRE, from the coding sequence ATGGAAGCTCAAGCCCCCACCCAACTCGAAACCGGCACCTACGAAATCCTGCGCAACCGCCTGCAGAAAAGCAGCACCGACCTGCGCCAGCGCCTCGACTTGCTCAATACCGAGCGTAAGCAGGTGTTTGGGGCCGTGGATACCCGCCTGATTGGCACCGGCCGCATCACGACGGAAAACAACTGCGTGGCCTGGGACATGGTGCCGGTGGGGCAGCGGTTCATCTTCGGGTATAACGTGGTGTTGGGGCTGAAGGCCGAGCCAGAACTGGCCGACGTGTTCGGAATATACGAGTACACTGAGCACGACTTCCGGCCGCTGGGGCTGGAATTGCTGCAGAACCCACAGTTTCTGGAGGAGTTCCGCAACCTGTACCGCTACTACAAGAACACTCAGTTCGTGAAGTTCGCCGTCATCGGCGTGCACCTGTTCATGGTGTTTCGGGTGGGCAAGAGTGCGTCCGACGTGAAGACGTTCAAGTGGCTGATCCAGGGCGACACGCTGAGCTACATCGACAACCGCTCCGACCACGAGTACACCTTCCCACCCCAGCACGAGTTCCAGTGGAAGCGCGCCACCCGCGACATGCAGCGCGGCGGCAAGCACCCCCACATCAGCATTGAGGACAAGGTGTTCGTGGAAACCGTGGGCGGCGACCTGACCATCAAAGTCGAGGACAACACCGCTTCGGGCCACGGCATTCTGAGCGAGCCGGTGGATAATAAGGACCAAACACTCGACGACTCGGAAATCTACTTTGCGGCCATCGGCAACCTGATTCTGCTCAAAATTCGGCCCTACCAGGAGCAGACCTACCGCTACTTTATCTTCAACCACAAGCTTAAGACGGCTCAGCGCCTCGATGCCCTGGCCGATGCCTGCGTGCTGCTGCCCGACGGGCAGGGCCTGATCTTCCCCCACGGCTTCTACCTGCAAACCGGCGACAACAAGCTCTTCGACAACGGCCTGCGCGAGATGCTGTTTGAGAAGCGCGTGGTGTCGCCCAACGGGGAGGATTTTCTGTACGTGTTCTTCAACAAGGACCACGGCACCTACCTGCTACTGAGCTACAACCGCATTGCCCAGCGCGTCGATAACCCGATTGTGTGCCACGGCTACGCCCTGTTTGAAAACGGGGAACTGTGCTACTTCCGCGCCGACGATGAGCCCAAGAAGCACCACGCCGTGCAAATCTGGCAGACGCCCTACACCGCCCCCGATTTTCAGCTGCCCGTCACCTCCGATTCCTACCTCTACAAGCTGGGCAACAAGGAGATTGTGCGGGCCATGAGCGAGGTGCAGGAGGTGCTGACCCTGACCGGCAAAGACGATTCCTACGCCGGCCTCTACCTCGACCTGATCCGCCAGACAACTAGCCTCACCGACGCCTACCACTGGCTGCGCGAGCCGGCCGCTCAGGCGTTGGCCGAGCCCCTGGGCGAAATCCGCCAGACGGCCACGGCCGCTGTGGAGGAGTTTGAGAAGGTGCAGAGTATCCGCAAGAACACCGCCCAGCAAACGGCAGCCGTATTCCAGAAAGCCGACGAGCTGACCGGCCGCATTCGCCGCTCGGCCCCCGATACTGTCTCGGAGTTTGTGCAACTGCTGGCCGAGTTGCGCGGGGTGCGGGGCGAAGTAATTTCGCTCAAGGAGCTGCGCTACGTGGAGCTGCCGGCGGTGGGAAAGCACGCCGCTGACCTGGAAGCCCTGAGCAAGGAAGTGGCCTTGCAAACCGTGGATTTCCTGCTCAAGCCCGATGCCCTGGCGCCTTACTCCCAGCGCGTGCAGGCCATTGCCGACAGCGTGGAGCAGGTGCAGAAAACCATCGAAGCCGACCAGCGCGAGCAGGAAACCGCCGCCGTGGCCCAGGAGCTGGAGCTGCTGATTGAAGTAGTCAGCAACCTGCCCATCCCCGACCCCACCCAAACCACGGCCATCATCGACAACATCTCGACGGTGTACGCCCGCTTCAACCAGATCAGGGCGGCGCTGAAACGGCGGCGGCAGGCCCTGGCCGGCACCGAGGCCCAGGCCGAGTTTACCGCCCAGCTCAAGCTGCTGGAGCAGGCCCTGACCAACTACCTCGACCTGGCCGACACGCCCGCCAAGTGCGACGAGTACCTGACCAAGCTCATGGTGCAGCTCGAAGAGTTGGAAGGCAAGTTTCCCGACTTCGACCAGTTTATCGAGCAGCTCACCACCCGGCGCGAGCAGGTCGTAGAAGCCTTTGAGTCGAAGAAAACGGCCCTGGTAGCGGCCCGCAACCAGCGCGCTACGGCCTTGTTGCAAAGCGCCGAGCGGCTGTTGAAAGCGGTGCAGAGCCGCCTTACCCGCCTGGAATCAGTGGCGGATATCAACGGGTACTTTGCCGCCGACGTGATGGTGGAGAAGGTGCGCCAGACGGCCCAGGAGCTCATCAACCTCGGCGACTCAGTGAAGTCCGACGATGTGCAGAGCCGGCTGAAAACCTTGCGCGAGGATGCCGTGCGCCAGCTCCGCGACCGGGCCGACCTGTTCGCCGACGGCGGCCAGACCCTCAAGTTCGGCCCGCATTCCTTCACCGTCAACACCCAGCCGCTGGAGCTGACCGTGGTGCTGCGCGACGGTGACCTGCACTACCACCTCACCGGCACCAACTTCTTCCAGAAGATAACCGACCCCGCTTTGCTGGCCTCCAAGCCTGTGTGGGAGCAAACCGTCGTGTCGGAAAACCAGGACGTGTACCGGGCCGAGTTTCTGGCCTGGCGCATTCTGCAAGCCGCCCAACACCCCGCCCCCGCCGACCTGGAAACCGGCCGCGCCGCCGTGCTGTCCGTTACAGAGTTAGGCCACCTCAGTGCCACCGAGCTGCTCACCTACGTGCAGCAGTTTATGGCCGCGCGCTACCAGGAAGGCTACCTCAAAGGCGTGCACGACCACGACGCGGCCCTGCTGCTCACGGCCCTGGTACGCCTCACCCGCACCGCCGACCTGCTCCGCTACCCCGCCGACACCCGCGCCGCCGCGGCCCTCTACTGGCTGCGCTTCGCCAACCCCGACCAGCGCGCCCACTGGGAGCGGCAGCTTCAGGGTATCGGGGTGCTGCTCCAGGTCTTCCCCGATTCGCAGGAGTTCGACGAGCTGAAAACCGAGCTACAAACCGCTGTGGACCGCTTCGCGGAGCAAACCGGCCTGTTCACCCCCGCCCAGGTAGCGGAGGCGGGCGACTATCTTTTCCACGAGCTGACCCACACCGGTACCTTTATCATTGCTGCCGAAGCCGCCGAGCTGTACCAGCAGTTCCAGAAGCAGCTGCACGAGCGCCAGGCCACCGACTTGTTCCAGCAGTCGGTGACGGGCCTCCAGGAACAGCCCGCCGCCCAGCTCCCCCTGATTCGACAGTGGCTCCAGGCCTACCTGCGCCAGGCGCCGGCCGCGGCTACCTTGGCGGATTTCTGCAACGAGTGCGCCGTGCTGCTGCTGACGGGCTCCTACGATTCGGCGCGGGTGGTACACACGCCCCTGCGCGAAACGCTTGAAGGCTTCCAGGGCACTCACCCGCGCATCATTTCCACGAACAACCAACAACTAACAACCAACAACTACCACCTCGACTTCCCCGATTTCCGCCGCCGCTTGCTGCACTACGACCGGGCCACGGTGGCCCAGTACGAGGCGTTTCAGGAGGTAAAGAAGCAGCTGCTGGCCCGAGCCGCCGAGGATATGCGTCTGGAAGATTTCCGGCCCCGCGTGCTCACGTCCTTCGTGCGCAACCGCCTCATCGACCAAGTGTATTTGCCCATCATCGGGGCCAACCTGGCCAAGCAGATCGGGACGGCGGGTGAGGGCAAGCGCACCGACCTTATGGGCTTGCTCCTGCTCATCTCGCCACCCGGCTACGGCAAAACCACGCTCATGGAGTACGTGGCCAACCGCCTGGGCCTCATCTTCATGAAGATCAACGGGCCGGCCATCGGGCACGCCGTAACCAGCGTGGACCCCGCCCAGGCCCCCAACGCCGGGGCGCGGCAGGAGCTGGAGAAGCTGAACCTGGCCTTCGAGATGGGCGACAACGTGATGATTTACGTGGACGACATCCAGCACTGCAACCCCGAGTTTTTGCAGAAGTTCATCTCGCTCTGCGACGCCCAGCGCAAGATTGAGGGCGTGTACCAGGGCCGGTCCCGCACCTATGACTTCCGCGGCCGCAAGGTGTGCGTGGTGATGGCCGGCAACCCCTACACCGAAAGCGGCGACGTATTCCAACTGCCCGACATGCTAGCCAACCGTGCCGACATCTACAACCTCGGCGACATTCTCACGGCTGGCTCCGAAGACGCCTTCCGCCTCTCCTACCTCGAAAACGCCCTCACCAGCAACGCGGCCCTAGCCCGCCTTGCCACCCAAAGCCCCCAGGACGTGCCCGCCCTCATCCGCCTCGCCGAAACCGGACAGCAGGACGGCCTCAGCTTCGAGGGCAACCACACGCCCGAGGAGCTGAACGAGTACGTGGCGGTGCTCCAAAAGCTGCTGCGCCTGCGCGACGTGGTGGCCAAGGTAAATGCCGCCTACATTGCCAGCGCCGCCCAGGCCGACGCCTACCGCACCGAGCCGCCGTTCAAGCTGCAGGGCTCCTACCGCAACATGAACAAGCTGGCCGAGAAAGTGCGCCCCGTGATGAACGACCAGGAAATTGAGCAGCTCCTGGCCGCCCACTACGAAAGCGAAGCCCAAATCCTGACCAGCGCCACCGAGGCCAACCTGCTCAAGCTGCGCGAGCTGCTCAACTGGCTCACCCCCGAGCAAGCCGCCCGCTGGCAGCAAATCAAGCAAACCTACCTCGACAACCTCCGCGACTCCGGCGCCGGCCAGCTCCTGCAGATGCTCGACAAGCTCGAAAGCATTGCCGGAGGGTTGAGTGGAATTCGGGAGGCGCTGAAGCGGGAGTAG
- a CDS encoding DUF3592 domain-containing protein — MITEESVSMSLMGGLLLLYGLYLWRKRQWLLRNGQLTMGTVVDHDEGLIIRFYTTDQQPVTAKPPASPSRRYHQNGEWISLYYNPDNPQEIALITPEHKVLHALFLSIGLLLLLFGVFS; from the coding sequence ATGATTACTGAAGAAAGTGTATCTATGAGCCTCATGGGCGGCTTGCTGTTGCTATATGGTCTGTACCTATGGCGCAAACGGCAATGGCTTTTGCGCAATGGGCAGCTCACGATGGGTACTGTCGTTGACCACGATGAGGGTCTCATTATCAGGTTTTACACCACCGATCAGCAACCCGTTACGGCGAAACCACCAGCCAGTCCATCACGCCGATACCACCAAAATGGTGAGTGGATCAGTCTGTACTACAATCCTGATAATCCGCAGGAAATTGCCCTGATTACCCCTGAGCACAAAGTGCTGCACGCCTTATTCCTGAGTATAGGCTTGCTGTTGCTACTATTTGGTGTGTTTTCATAG
- a CDS encoding pyridoxamine 5'-phosphate oxidase family protein, giving the protein MGKQYPTISADTQAFIERQHMFFVGTAAADGRVNISPKGQDTLRVLDPNRVAWLNLTGSGNETAAHLLELNRITLMWCAFEGKPNILRLYGTATIYHPRDPEWADLLLLFPPLPGARQILVVEVDLVQTSCGMAVPFLDFRAERDELNHNMEKRGTEQVEQYWHDRNTRSIDGKPTGI; this is encoded by the coding sequence ATGGGCAAGCAATACCCCACCATCAGCGCCGACACTCAGGCCTTTATCGAGCGGCAGCACATGTTCTTCGTGGGCACGGCCGCCGCAGATGGGCGCGTCAATATCTCGCCCAAGGGCCAGGACACGTTGCGCGTGCTCGACCCCAACCGCGTGGCCTGGCTCAACCTGACCGGCAGCGGCAACGAAACCGCCGCCCACTTGCTGGAGCTAAACCGCATTACGCTGATGTGGTGCGCCTTCGAGGGCAAGCCCAACATTCTGCGCCTCTACGGCACGGCCACTATATACCACCCGCGCGACCCGGAGTGGGCCGACCTGCTGCTCCTGTTTCCGCCCTTGCCCGGCGCCCGGCAGATTCTGGTGGTGGAGGTGGATTTGGTGCAGACCTCCTGCGGCATGGCCGTGCCCTTCCTGGATTTCCGGGCCGAGCGTGACGAGCTGAATCACAACATGGAAAAGCGCGGTACCGAGCAGGTAGAGCAGTACTGGCACGACCGCAACACCCGCAGCATCGACGGCAAGCCCACTGGCATTTGA
- a CDS encoding DUF4241 domain-containing protein produces MTSLTRLFSDSTHLTKLQPLLVTELFLPTGKLLACDPVAYSDPQPFRQPFLPGCYPVYIHLLPADQCIAYAELRLREGTVSRWELAVTARQDPASLAPGEIFGYPVSAGLGCFMDHSTLALVNRHDADLQAELGDAYVSYYDDYVDDLLYPAAGSQPYCTLQPYPSQENNVAVFQSGYGDGFYATYFGLNAHDQPVKFVTEFIDANAN; encoded by the coding sequence ATGACTAGTCTGACCCGCTTGTTTTCTGATTCTACCCATCTCACTAAGCTGCAGCCCCTGCTCGTCACCGAGCTGTTTCTCCCAACCGGAAAGCTGCTGGCCTGTGACCCGGTGGCTTACTCCGATCCACAGCCCTTCCGCCAACCCTTTCTGCCCGGCTGCTACCCGGTGTACATCCACCTGCTGCCCGCGGATCAATGCATTGCCTACGCCGAGCTGCGCCTGCGCGAAGGGACCGTCAGCCGCTGGGAGCTGGCCGTGACAGCGCGGCAGGACCCTGCTTCGCTTGCGCCTGGTGAAATCTTCGGCTACCCAGTATCGGCGGGCCTGGGCTGCTTCATGGACCACTCCACCCTGGCCCTGGTCAACCGGCACGACGCTGACCTGCAAGCCGAGTTAGGCGACGCGTATGTCAGCTACTACGACGATTACGTGGATGACTTGCTTTACCCGGCGGCCGGAAGCCAGCCATACTGTACGTTGCAGCCCTACCCCAGCCAGGAAAACAACGTGGCCGTGTTTCAGTCGGGCTACGGCGACGGGTTCTACGCCACTTACTTTGGCCTCAATGCCCATGATCAGCCCGTGAAGTTCGTCACGGAGTTTATCGACGCCAACGCCAACTAA
- a CDS encoding SDR family oxidoreductase, giving the protein MQTEQNEPRPTNSEINPKPMGYPTSEEAMKEQPDWDMSSYQPSGKLQGKVALITGGDSGIGRAVALAFAMEGADVAIIYHTNAEDAAVVGQAVEAQGRRFLAIQADVSSATECREAVRRTHTELGGFNILVNNAAYQMGYEKFESIPEENVHRTFDTNIKGYIFMAQAAIPLMHEGDSIINTGSIAGLVGNPHLIDYASTKGAIHTFTKSLAAYLGEKKIRVNAVLPGPIWTPLIPGTMIKEDLKKFGDSTMLGRPGQPEELAPAYVFFASQDGSYATGSLLEVTGGMPKGS; this is encoded by the coding sequence ATGCAGACGGAACAAAACGAGCCTCGGCCCACCAACAGCGAAATCAACCCCAAGCCCATGGGGTACCCTACCAGCGAGGAAGCCATGAAGGAGCAGCCCGACTGGGATATGTCGAGCTACCAGCCCTCGGGCAAGCTCCAGGGCAAAGTGGCCCTCATCACGGGCGGCGACTCAGGCATTGGGCGGGCCGTAGCGCTGGCCTTCGCCATGGAAGGCGCCGATGTAGCCATCATCTACCACACCAATGCCGAAGATGCCGCCGTGGTAGGACAGGCCGTAGAAGCCCAGGGGCGCCGGTTCCTGGCTATTCAGGCCGATGTGAGCTCCGCTACCGAGTGCCGCGAAGCCGTACGCCGCACCCATACGGAACTGGGCGGCTTCAACATTCTCGTCAACAACGCCGCCTACCAGATGGGCTACGAGAAATTCGAGAGCATCCCCGAGGAAAACGTGCACCGCACCTTCGACACCAACATCAAGGGCTACATCTTTATGGCGCAGGCGGCCATTCCGCTTATGCACGAAGGCGACTCTATCATTAATACCGGCAGCATTGCCGGGCTGGTGGGCAATCCGCACCTCATCGATTATGCCTCTACCAAAGGCGCCATTCACACCTTCACGAAAAGCCTGGCCGCCTACCTCGGTGAAAAGAAAATTCGGGTGAATGCGGTGCTGCCCGGCCCGATCTGGACGCCCCTCATTCCCGGCACCATGATCAAAGAGGACCTGAAAAAGTTTGGCGACTCCACGATGCTGGGCCGCCCCGGCCAGCCTGAGGAATTGGCCCCCGCATACGTGTTCTTTGCCTCCCAGGATGGCAGCTACGCCACCGGCAGCCTGCTGGAAGTAACCGGCGGCATGCCTAAGGGCAGCTAG
- a CDS encoding N(4)-(beta-N-acetylglucosaminyl)-L-asparaginase: protein MTTRRKFLTFSAASLAMAAGRPAEALSLPPRAVAGKPLVISTWDAGLNANQGAWKVLSKGGRALDAVEAGVMVTEAEQSCCVGLGGNPDRDGIVTLDACIMDDQFNCGSVAALERIKHPIQVARRVMERTPHVMLVGEGAQQFAVAQGFPLEPQKLSPDAELAYREWLKTSQYKPVVNIENSGSKKPVGPVGGANNHDTIAMLAQDARGNLSGSCTTSGMGFKMRGRLGDSPLIGAGLFVDNAVGAAAATGQGEDVIRIAGAHTVVELMRQGLSPKAACKAAVERIARIKGAKARDIQVAFIAVNIQGQHGAFALQQGFSYAVCDASNQQLIQSEYLLK from the coding sequence ATGACCACCCGCCGAAAGTTCCTGACTTTTTCCGCTGCTTCCCTGGCTATGGCCGCCGGTCGCCCGGCTGAAGCGCTTAGTCTGCCCCCGCGGGCCGTAGCGGGCAAGCCGCTGGTAATATCCACCTGGGATGCCGGGCTGAACGCCAACCAGGGCGCGTGGAAAGTGCTAAGCAAGGGCGGCCGGGCCCTGGACGCGGTAGAAGCGGGCGTGATGGTGACGGAAGCCGAGCAAAGCTGCTGCGTGGGCCTGGGCGGCAACCCCGACCGGGACGGTATTGTGACGCTCGACGCCTGCATCATGGATGACCAGTTCAATTGCGGCAGCGTAGCCGCCCTGGAGCGCATCAAGCATCCCATTCAGGTGGCCCGCCGCGTGATGGAGCGCACTCCCCACGTGATGCTGGTGGGCGAAGGGGCCCAGCAGTTTGCCGTGGCCCAAGGCTTCCCGCTGGAGCCCCAGAAACTAAGCCCCGATGCCGAGCTGGCTTACCGGGAGTGGCTCAAAACCAGCCAGTACAAGCCCGTCGTCAACATCGAAAACTCGGGCAGCAAGAAACCGGTGGGACCGGTGGGCGGGGCCAACAACCACGACACTATTGCCATGCTGGCTCAGGATGCGCGTGGCAACCTAAGCGGCAGCTGCACCACCAGCGGCATGGGCTTCAAGATGCGCGGCCGCCTCGGCGACTCTCCTCTCATCGGCGCGGGCCTGTTTGTGGATAATGCGGTGGGCGCCGCTGCGGCTACCGGGCAGGGAGAAGACGTGATTCGCATTGCCGGGGCCCACACCGTGGTAGAGCTTATGCGCCAGGGCCTTTCGCCGAAAGCTGCCTGCAAAGCCGCCGTGGAGCGCATTGCCCGTATCAAAGGCGCCAAGGCCCGCGACATTCAGGTGGCTTTCATTGCAGTGAACATTCAGGGCCAGCACGGCGCGTTTGCCTTGCAGCAGGGTTTCAGCTACGCCGTGTGTGATGCCAGCAACCAGCAGCTTATTCAAAGCGAGTATCTGTTGAAATGA